In a genomic window of Flavobacterium lipolyticum:
- a CDS encoding GntP family permease, with protein sequence MSILILTACIAFLIVQIAWFKINPFIAFIITALLAGLFLGLPINTLSQTVQKGLGEMLGSITLIIVFGTCIGKLTVSSGAANVIAKTVMGWTGKKYVRLGLMITGFIVGIPLFYSVGFVLLVPLIFSVAHQFKLSKVYLGIPMLASLSVAHGFLPPHPSPMALSSIFNADLGLVLVYGIIIAIPTIFIAGLLFSNLLKNIKTESDHEILNVEEVANEGKLPSFSLSLFSALFPVFGLTVTSIAPMISKNETLADICKTIGEPSMIMLISLLICTYTLGIRMNRSITSVMEDYAVAIKDVALIVLIVGGAGGLKEVMIVSGVNETIVTALTQINIHPYLLAWMMAAIIRVCVGSATAAGLMTATVLLPLLQTAGLDPNLLVLSVGAGSLMCSHVNDPSFWMFKEYFNISLKDTFKSWTVMESLVSVLGIIFIFILNTIIH encoded by the coding sequence ATGAGCATTTTAATTCTTACGGCATGCATTGCGTTTCTAATCGTCCAGATCGCCTGGTTTAAAATCAATCCGTTTATTGCCTTTATCATAACAGCTTTACTAGCAGGTCTTTTTTTAGGCCTGCCAATAAATACTTTATCACAAACTGTACAAAAAGGTTTGGGCGAAATGTTAGGATCTATTACGCTGATTATTGTTTTCGGAACCTGTATTGGTAAACTTACCGTTTCATCAGGCGCCGCCAATGTTATTGCCAAAACGGTTATGGGATGGACGGGTAAAAAATACGTTCGCCTTGGCTTAATGATTACCGGATTTATTGTTGGGATACCTCTATTTTATAGTGTTGGTTTTGTTTTGTTAGTACCCTTAATCTTCTCAGTAGCCCATCAATTTAAGCTGTCAAAAGTATATCTGGGTATTCCAATGCTGGCGTCGCTTTCAGTAGCACACGGTTTCTTACCCCCACATCCGTCTCCAATGGCTTTAAGCAGTATTTTTAATGCCGATCTTGGACTCGTTTTAGTTTATGGAATTATCATCGCCATACCAACCATTTTTATTGCAGGTCTATTGTTTTCGAATTTACTCAAAAACATCAAAACCGAATCGGATCACGAAATCTTAAACGTTGAAGAAGTTGCAAACGAAGGCAAACTTCCAAGCTTTTCATTGAGTCTGTTCTCTGCTTTATTTCCGGTTTTTGGATTAACAGTGACTTCGATAGCACCTATGATTTCTAAAAATGAAACTCTGGCTGATATCTGCAAAACAATTGGAGAACCAAGCATGATTATGCTGATCTCTTTACTGATCTGTACTTACACTTTAGGCATCAGAATGAACCGCAGCATTACCTCAGTAATGGAGGACTATGCCGTTGCGATCAAAGATGTTGCCTTAATCGTTTTAATTGTTGGAGGGGCCGGCGGTCTGAAAGAAGTCATGATTGTAAGCGGTGTAAACGAAACCATCGTTACAGCTTTAACACAAATCAACATTCATCCTTATTTATTGGCATGGATGATGGCAGCGATCATTCGTGTTTGCGTAGGTTCAGCAACAGCGGCCGGACTAATGACCGCCACGGTTCTATTGCCTTTATTGCAAACTGCCGGACTTGACCCTAACCTATTAGTACTGTCTGTTGGAGCAGGAAGTTTAATGTGCTCTCACGTAAACGACCCAAGCTTTTGGATGTTCAAAGAATATTTTAACATCAGCCTGAAAGATACTTTCAAATCATGGACCGTTATGGAATCCTTAGTATCCGTTTTAGGAATCATTTTCATTTTTATTTTAAACACTATAATACATTAA
- a CDS encoding family 20 glycosylhydrolase encodes MQKNIFILLLFCYSFGSAQTSLNNNSIIPAPNFYKATGDSIRLNGQIKVLFEKNKFSVKEQKTAKLLESAINANTSKKKSTIDVLFLTQNPASSLKKEGYKIAITPKKITVTGSEEGLFYAVQSLLQMLPNKPKSQEIKLPCVTIEDEPRYDYRGLHLDVCRHFFSVDVIKDFIAQMSSYKLNNFHWHLTDDQGWRIEIKKYPKLTEVGSKRAQTLVGNKFERFPYFFDGNPYGGFYTQEEIKDVVKFAEEHYVNVIPEIEMPGHATAAVTAYPNLSCFPDRPYKVIEYWGVFEDIFCAGKEETFTFLEDVLTEVMALFPSKYIHIGGDECPKARWKECPNCQKKIKELGLKNEHELQTYLTTRIEKFLNNNGRQILGWDEMLEGGLTPNAAVMSWRGESGGIAAAKQKHFVIMNPEHILYLDYNQAYSPNEPLTVGRLVTVEKMYNYNPTPVDSLTIDEQKYIMGVQSNLWSEYLTSPAKLNYQLYPRMFALAEIAWTAPQNKNYHNFVLNRMPHHLEKLELQKRLYKVPTPFGANETALITSKYTLDLKPTIKNGQIFYTIDGYNPDETAELYTKPVAIHVPKGEFRTVKTVQISPSGRKSSINKIILRNPDLKPALAVKPTKQGLKYEYFVGTLFQQVQDLELVKPVNSGIFEGTISSEKWKTKKERYIGLKFDGYIYIPETANYTFSTLSDDGSKLFIDNELIVNNDGIHWLNEAYGVVKLEKGFHKFNISYFDQIGGTTLNCFIQPEGKEKQEISASQFYFE; translated from the coding sequence ATGCAAAAAAATATTTTTATTCTTTTACTATTTTGTTATTCTTTTGGAAGTGCCCAGACTTCCTTAAATAATAATTCGATCATTCCGGCTCCTAATTTCTACAAAGCCACCGGAGACAGTATTCGTTTAAATGGGCAAATTAAAGTGCTTTTTGAGAAAAATAAATTCAGTGTTAAAGAACAAAAAACAGCAAAGCTGTTGGAGTCTGCTATAAATGCTAACACCTCAAAGAAAAAAAGCACTATCGATGTTTTATTCCTAACACAAAATCCTGCTTCCTCTCTAAAAAAAGAAGGATATAAAATTGCAATCACTCCTAAAAAAATAACCGTTACCGGAAGTGAAGAAGGATTGTTTTATGCAGTTCAGAGTTTATTGCAAATGCTTCCGAACAAACCTAAAAGTCAGGAAATAAAACTTCCTTGTGTGACGATAGAGGATGAACCGAGATACGATTACCGAGGCCTGCATTTAGACGTTTGCCGTCACTTTTTTTCTGTTGATGTTATAAAAGATTTTATCGCTCAGATGTCCAGTTATAAATTAAATAATTTCCATTGGCATTTAACGGACGATCAGGGCTGGAGAATTGAAATCAAAAAATACCCGAAGCTAACCGAAGTAGGCTCGAAAAGAGCCCAGACTCTCGTAGGAAATAAGTTCGAGAGATTCCCTTATTTTTTTGACGGAAATCCTTACGGAGGCTTTTATACTCAGGAAGAAATCAAGGACGTGGTAAAATTTGCTGAAGAACATTATGTCAATGTGATCCCCGAAATCGAAATGCCAGGACATGCCACTGCAGCCGTTACCGCTTATCCAAATTTATCCTGTTTTCCGGATCGCCCTTATAAAGTTATTGAATACTGGGGAGTGTTTGAAGATATCTTCTGTGCCGGAAAAGAAGAAACCTTTACTTTTCTGGAAGATGTCTTAACTGAAGTCATGGCGTTATTCCCTAGCAAATACATTCACATTGGTGGTGACGAATGCCCAAAAGCCAGATGGAAAGAATGTCCAAACTGTCAAAAAAAGATCAAAGAATTAGGATTGAAAAACGAACACGAATTACAAACTTATCTTACCACCAGAATCGAAAAATTCCTAAACAACAATGGAAGACAAATTCTCGGTTGGGACGAAATGCTCGAAGGCGGCCTGACTCCAAATGCAGCAGTAATGTCCTGGCGCGGAGAATCGGGCGGAATTGCCGCAGCCAAACAAAAGCATTTTGTCATCATGAATCCCGAGCACATTTTGTATCTGGATTACAATCAGGCGTATTCTCCAAATGAACCTTTAACGGTGGGAAGATTAGTCACAGTCGAAAAAATGTACAACTACAACCCGACTCCAGTTGACAGTTTAACGATTGACGAACAAAAATACATCATGGGCGTACAGTCCAATCTGTGGTCGGAATATTTAACGAGTCCGGCCAAACTAAATTATCAGCTTTATCCCCGAATGTTTGCTTTAGCAGAGATAGCCTGGACAGCCCCACAAAATAAAAATTACCATAATTTTGTTCTGAATCGCATGCCGCATCATTTAGAAAAACTGGAACTACAGAAAAGATTATACAAAGTACCAACACCGTTTGGAGCAAACGAAACCGCTTTAATCACTTCAAAATATACCCTGGATCTAAAACCAACCATCAAAAACGGACAAATTTTCTATACCATCGACGGCTATAATCCGGATGAAACGGCAGAACTTTATACCAAACCTGTCGCGATACACGTTCCAAAAGGAGAATTCAGAACCGTAAAAACCGTTCAGATTAGCCCAAGCGGAAGAAAAAGTTCAATCAACAAAATTATACTCCGAAATCCTGATTTAAAACCTGCATTAGCTGTAAAACCAACCAAACAAGGTTTGAAATACGAGTATTTTGTCGGAACCTTATTTCAGCAGGTTCAGGATTTAGAATTAGTAAAACCAGTGAATTCGGGAATTTTTGAAGGCACCATAAGCAGCGAAAAATGGAAAACGAAAAAAGAGCGCTATATTGGCTTAAAATTCGACGGATATATCTACATTCCGGAAACTGCAAATTATACCTTTTCAACGCTCTCAGACGACGGATCGAAGCTTTTTATTGACAATGAACTGATCGTGAATAACGATGGAATACATTGGCTCAACGAAGCCTACGGAGTCGTGAAACTCGAAAAAGGTTTCCACAAATTCAATATCAGTTATTTTGACCAGATTGGCGGAACTACTTTAAATTGTTTTATCCAACCCGAAGGAAAAGAAAAACAGGAAATCAGCGCTTCGCAATTCTATTTCGAGTAA
- a CDS encoding bifunctional 4-hydroxy-2-oxoglutarate aldolase/2-dehydro-3-deoxy-phosphogluconate aldolase, with the protein MYSILKTQGVLPLVTQINIETAQIVLQSAADAGIKIIEFAARATDAKEVFSQMIHFKKANNLEVKIAVGSILSVQDAETFHQLGADCIVCPHTDPEIGNYCFKNNIYWIPGAATLNEILHANKLGAEIVKLFPADKIGGPGYVKAIRAPFPNLKIMPTGGVTLEESNLKSWFKSGVVCVGIGSNLFTKEMMLDLSYEQSLKAFQNLIEVVKKTRN; encoded by the coding sequence ATGTACAGCATATTAAAAACGCAAGGTGTACTTCCGTTAGTGACACAAATCAACATTGAAACAGCCCAAATAGTCTTGCAATCGGCGGCTGATGCTGGCATAAAAATTATCGAGTTTGCCGCTCGTGCAACTGATGCTAAAGAAGTTTTTAGCCAAATGATCCATTTTAAAAAAGCAAATAATTTAGAGGTTAAGATAGCCGTGGGATCTATATTAAGCGTTCAGGATGCCGAAACCTTTCATCAGTTAGGAGCAGATTGCATTGTTTGTCCACATACCGATCCGGAAATTGGGAACTATTGTTTCAAAAACAACATTTACTGGATTCCCGGAGCCGCGACCTTAAATGAAATACTTCATGCCAATAAATTAGGTGCTGAAATTGTAAAACTTTTTCCGGCCGATAAAATTGGTGGTCCCGGATATGTAAAAGCCATCAGAGCCCCTTTCCCAAACTTAAAAATAATGCCAACCGGCGGAGTAACCTTAGAAGAAAGCAACCTGAAATCCTGGTTCAAATCAGGAGTGGTTTGCGTTGGAATTGGTTCTAATTTATTTACTAAAGAAATGATGCTTGATTTAAGTTATGAGCAGTCACTTAAGGCTTTTCAGAATTTAATTGAAGTTGTCAAAAAAACAAGAAACTAA
- a CDS encoding RidA family protein — MNLLPQEKFETLGLSLPPAPQPLGIYKPYLVDGKYLYLSGHGPVRDDKSLIIGRIGDDMDIEEGKLAARQVGLTMLSTIVTNFGSLNKVKKVIKVLGMVNCNGEFLRHPYVINGCSELFAEVWGPENGIGVRSAVGMGSLPDNIPVEVEAVFELY, encoded by the coding sequence ATGAATTTATTACCACAAGAAAAATTTGAAACCCTTGGATTGTCCCTTCCTCCGGCGCCTCAGCCTCTAGGAATATACAAGCCCTATTTAGTTGATGGTAAATATTTATACCTTTCAGGTCACGGGCCTGTAAGAGACGACAAATCCTTAATCATTGGCCGAATTGGTGATGACATGGACATCGAAGAAGGAAAATTAGCCGCAAGGCAAGTCGGATTAACCATGCTTTCTACAATTGTAACCAATTTTGGAAGCCTGAACAAAGTAAAAAAAGTTATAAAAGTACTCGGAATGGTAAACTGCAATGGCGAGTTCTTAAGACATCCATACGTTATAAACGGCTGCAGTGAATTATTTGCCGAAGTATGGGGACCCGAAAACGGAATTGGAGTACGAAGCGCCGTAGGAATGGGCTCTTTACCGGACAATATTCCCGTTGAAGTAGAAGCCGTTTTCGAATTATATTAA
- a CDS encoding succinate dehydrogenase/fumarate reductase iron-sulfur subunit produces the protein MKLTLKIWRQKNAQDKGGIVEYPIDGIEPDMSFLEMLDVLNEQLINKGDEPVAFDHDCREGICGMCSLFINGEAHGPDRGVTTCQLHMRMFKDGDTIFIEPFRAKAFPVIKDLVVDRSSFDRIQHAGGFISVNTSGNTIDANTIPINKDDADKSFDAAACIGCGACVATCKNSSAMLFVSAKVSQYALLPQGKVEAVDRVLNMVHQMDAEGFGNCTNTGACEVECPKGISLENIARMNREYLAASLKG, from the coding sequence ATGAAACTTACATTAAAAATATGGCGTCAGAAAAACGCCCAAGATAAAGGAGGGATTGTAGAATATCCTATTGACGGAATTGAACCGGATATGTCTTTCCTTGAAATGCTTGACGTTCTTAACGAACAATTGATCAATAAAGGAGACGAACCGGTAGCATTTGACCACGATTGTCGCGAAGGAATTTGCGGAATGTGTTCTTTGTTTATCAACGGAGAAGCGCATGGACCAGACAGAGGAGTTACTACTTGTCAATTGCACATGCGTATGTTCAAAGATGGTGATACGATTTTTATCGAGCCATTTAGAGCAAAAGCTTTCCCTGTAATTAAAGATTTAGTAGTTGATAGAAGTTCTTTTGACAGAATTCAACATGCAGGAGGATTTATCTCTGTAAATACTTCAGGTAATACAATTGATGCAAATACAATTCCAATCAACAAAGACGATGCAGATAAATCTTTTGATGCTGCAGCTTGTATTGGTTGTGGAGCTTGTGTGGCAACTTGTAAAAACTCATCAGCAATGTTGTTCGTTTCTGCAAAAGTATCTCAATACGCTTTATTACCGCAAGGTAAAGTTGAAGCAGTTGACCGTGTTTTAAATATGGTTCACCAAATGGATGCAGAAGGTTTTGGTAACTGTACAAATACCGGAGCTTGTGAGGTAGAATGTCCTAAAGGAATCTCTCTTGAAAATATCGCACGTATGAACCGTGAGTATTTAGCAGCAAGCTTGAAAGGATAA
- a CDS encoding DeoR/GlpR family DNA-binding transcription regulator — protein MNNDNEVVNYTKEERKNLILKEINLHTRVSFETLSAKLFVSEDTVRRDINELESESLLIKVKGGAMTKAYHHSSSNQTYAGEAKQTIAQKTLGLLRDGMVLLLGGGTTIREFIRLIPDTLNLTIFTVTVLSAVELLDKPNVKIIMIGGSISSYSQMCVSGDVYNQLANIKVDLLILGTNALDIEGGFSDSDWETVQVKKAMIQASEKTAILTISEKLDTVLKMKIANLSEVDYVVTEVDPDHEKLQSYKKAVPSLVFV, from the coding sequence ATGAATAATGATAATGAAGTGGTTAATTACACCAAGGAAGAACGTAAAAATCTTATTTTAAAAGAGATTAACCTGCACACTCGTGTAAGTTTTGAAACCCTTTCGGCTAAATTATTTGTTTCAGAAGATACTGTGAGACGAGATATTAATGAACTTGAATCAGAGTCCTTATTGATTAAAGTAAAAGGTGGTGCGATGACAAAAGCCTATCACCATTCTTCTTCCAATCAAACTTATGCAGGAGAAGCAAAACAAACCATTGCACAGAAAACTTTAGGTTTACTTCGTGATGGTATGGTTTTATTACTTGGTGGCGGAACAACCATCAGAGAGTTTATCCGATTGATTCCTGACACTTTAAACCTGACGATTTTTACCGTTACCGTTTTATCGGCGGTTGAACTTCTGGACAAACCCAATGTTAAAATTATCATGATTGGCGGCAGCATTTCGTCGTACAGCCAAATGTGTGTGAGCGGTGATGTTTACAATCAGCTGGCAAATATTAAAGTCGATTTGTTAATATTAGGAACCAATGCCTTAGACATCGAAGGCGGCTTTTCAGATTCGGACTGGGAAACAGTTCAGGTCAAAAAAGCGATGATTCAGGCTTCTGAAAAAACAGCCATTCTTACGATTTCTGAAAAACTGGATACAGTTCTAAAAATGAAAATTGCCAACTTATCCGAGGTTGATTACGTGGTGACGGAAGTAGATCCCGATCACGAAAAACTACAGTCGTATAAGAAGGCAGTTCCCAGTTTAGTTTTTGTTTAA
- a CDS encoding D-TA family PLP-dependent enzyme, with product MQNNWWKISSEIRVDTPFLAVYEDRIQTNIERLIESVNGDTQKLRPHIKTHKIGEILDLFKTYNINKVKCATIAEAELAAIHEIEDVLLAYQPVGNKKERWISLLKKYPATAFSTIVDNYESAKALDIAAHKNNLKLTLYLDLNSGMNRTGISISKNWEALIDEIIKLKNIHFAGIHLYDGHLKGDVEHRNSVASNIFFSINEEIESIQKKLGYELKIVAGGSNTFPFYATQKNVECSPGTFVFWDSNYQINLPEQHFEPALAIVGTIISKPTDTTFCIDIGYKAVASENPIDKRLVILNDNDLIPISHSEEHLVIENRGKNNYAIGDTIYAQPYHVCPTCALYDSVQVVNSEQQICDQWLVVARNRKINI from the coding sequence ATGCAAAACAATTGGTGGAAAATTAGCTCCGAAATCCGTGTAGACACCCCATTTTTGGCCGTTTACGAAGATCGCATTCAGACCAACATTGAACGTTTGATAGAATCTGTGAACGGTGATACTCAAAAATTAAGACCACACATCAAAACCCATAAAATTGGGGAGATTCTGGACTTGTTTAAAACCTATAATATCAACAAAGTTAAATGCGCCACAATTGCCGAAGCAGAACTTGCTGCCATACACGAAATTGAAGACGTACTTCTCGCCTATCAGCCTGTAGGCAATAAAAAAGAGCGATGGATTTCCTTACTTAAAAAATATCCTGCTACCGCTTTTTCGACCATTGTTGACAATTACGAATCGGCAAAAGCACTGGATATCGCGGCACATAAAAACAACCTAAAACTTACCCTTTACCTGGATCTGAACTCCGGAATGAACAGAACCGGAATTTCAATTTCTAAAAACTGGGAAGCCCTGATTGATGAAATCATCAAACTAAAAAATATTCATTTTGCAGGTATTCACCTGTATGATGGTCATCTGAAAGGAGATGTTGAACATCGAAATTCGGTTGCCTCAAATATCTTCTTTAGCATCAACGAAGAAATTGAAAGTATACAGAAAAAACTGGGTTATGAATTAAAAATTGTAGCAGGAGGATCTAACACCTTTCCTTTTTATGCCACGCAGAAAAATGTAGAATGCAGTCCGGGAACTTTTGTCTTCTGGGATTCCAACTATCAAATTAACTTACCGGAGCAACATTTCGAACCCGCTTTAGCAATCGTTGGAACCATCATCTCAAAACCAACCGATACTACTTTTTGTATCGACATTGGGTACAAAGCGGTCGCTTCTGAAAATCCTATCGATAAAAGACTGGTCATTTTAAATGACAACGACCTGATCCCAATTTCACATTCTGAAGAGCATCTGGTCATCGAAAATCGAGGTAAAAACAACTATGCGATTGGTGATACTATTTATGCGCAGCCCTACCACGTTTGCCCCACTTGCGCATTGTACGATTCCGTTCAGGTAGTCAATAGCGAACAGCAGATTTGTGATCAGTGGCTTGTGGTTGCGAGAAATCGGAAAATTAATATCTAG
- a CDS encoding sugar kinase, which translates to MNTNTSQTKIATFGELLLRMNVANGNRFTQANEIKVYVGGAEANVCVLLSQLGIPTDYITRLPQNDLAQLAVNELQKYKVNTSKCVYGGDRLGLYFVEAGNQIRQSQVIYDRSNSSFATIQKDQINWDLALADVTHFHWSGISPGVSHEASLVCKEAILAAHQKGLPISSDFNYRSKLWQYGKHPSEVMPDLLQYSTITVADLDAIEIYFGIKTDARESDADRFQKTYELLKVKMPFLQTLAMSFRKSDGPAHLYKGLLLHEGNFYQTPEHKIQVVTDQIGSGDAFNAGLLYGLTHKLSGQDCIEWATACGVIKQSIHGDFAISTPDEVNHFIKNGSSNRINR; encoded by the coding sequence ATGAATACAAATACCTCACAAACAAAAATCGCAACTTTCGGTGAATTATTACTCCGGATGAATGTTGCCAACGGAAATCGATTTACACAGGCCAACGAAATAAAAGTTTACGTGGGTGGTGCCGAAGCAAATGTTTGTGTTTTACTTTCCCAACTTGGGATACCCACCGATTACATTACCCGATTACCTCAAAATGACTTAGCACAATTGGCTGTAAACGAACTTCAGAAATACAAAGTAAACACCTCGAAATGTGTTTATGGCGGAGACCGTTTAGGTTTATACTTTGTCGAGGCCGGAAATCAGATCCGACAATCGCAAGTCATTTACGACCGAAGCAATTCGTCCTTTGCGACCATACAAAAAGATCAGATTAACTGGGATTTAGCTTTGGCCGATGTGACCCATTTTCATTGGTCCGGAATAAGTCCGGGAGTTTCGCATGAAGCCTCTCTGGTCTGTAAAGAAGCCATTCTCGCGGCACATCAAAAAGGACTACCTATTTCTTCTGACTTTAACTATCGCTCCAAATTATGGCAATACGGAAAACATCCGTCAGAAGTCATGCCTGATTTACTTCAATACAGCACCATTACGGTTGCCGATTTAGATGCGATTGAAATTTATTTCGGAATCAAAACTGACGCACGAGAATCTGATGCCGACCGTTTTCAAAAAACATACGAATTGTTAAAAGTAAAAATGCCTTTTCTGCAAACACTCGCCATGAGTTTCAGAAAGTCTGACGGACCGGCGCATTTATACAAAGGGTTATTGCTTCATGAAGGCAATTTCTATCAAACACCCGAACACAAAATACAGGTCGTAACAGACCAAATAGGTTCCGGAGATGCCTTCAACGCAGGATTATTATACGGACTGACTCATAAATTATCCGGTCAGGATTGCATCGAGTGGGCAACTGCCTGCGGCGTCATCAAACAAAGTATTCACGGAGATTTTGCCATAAGCACTCCTGACGAAGTAAATCATTTTATTAAAAATGGCTCAAGTAACAGAATTAACAGATAA
- a CDS encoding dipeptidase: MFIIDAHLDLSMNAMEWNRDLRNDVATLRHLEKGMTDKPDRERATVSFPDLRKGNIGIVVATQIARFVKPDSLIPGWNSPEQAWAQTQGQLVWYKAMEEAGEITPITDKKSLLKQIDLWNDGTPNDKKPIGYILSLEGADSIIDISYLQKAHQYGLRAIGPAHYGPGRYANGTDATGKMQQNGLDLLKEMERLNIILDATHLCDDAFWQALDHYNGPVWASHNNCRSLVDHNRQYSDEMIKALISRGAVIGGALDAWMLVPNWERGVSTPQGTNCNLETVFRHMDHICQLAGNANHIGVGSDLDGAFGTEQSPYDLNTIADLQKLVLIFKNHGYSDEDLNKIFHQNWINFLLKNWD; this comes from the coding sequence ATGTTTATAATAGATGCCCATTTAGACCTTAGCATGAATGCGATGGAATGGAACAGAGACCTACGAAACGATGTTGCCACCTTACGCCATTTAGAAAAAGGTATGACAGACAAACCCGATCGCGAACGTGCCACTGTTTCTTTTCCTGATTTGCGAAAAGGAAATATTGGAATTGTGGTCGCCACTCAAATTGCACGATTTGTAAAACCCGACAGTCTTATTCCCGGCTGGAACTCTCCTGAGCAGGCATGGGCACAAACACAAGGGCAGCTCGTCTGGTACAAAGCCATGGAAGAAGCCGGAGAAATAACTCCTATTACAGACAAAAAATCGCTACTGAAACAGATTGATTTATGGAATGACGGAACCCCAAATGATAAAAAACCGATTGGTTATATTTTAAGTCTAGAAGGTGCCGATTCTATTATCGATATTTCTTACTTGCAAAAAGCACATCAATACGGATTACGCGCTATCGGACCCGCACATTACGGTCCTGGCCGATACGCAAACGGAACAGATGCCACCGGAAAAATGCAGCAAAACGGACTTGATTTACTCAAAGAAATGGAACGTCTGAACATTATTCTGGATGCCACTCATTTGTGTGATGATGCTTTCTGGCAGGCATTAGACCACTACAACGGACCGGTCTGGGCAAGCCACAACAATTGCCGAAGTCTGGTAGATCACAACCGTCAATACAGCGACGAAATGATCAAAGCTTTGATTTCACGAGGAGCCGTTATAGGAGGAGCTTTAGACGCCTGGATGCTGGTTCCGAATTGGGAAAGAGGAGTTTCAACCCCACAGGGAACTAACTGCAATCTTGAAACTGTTTTCAGACACATGGATCACATCTGTCAATTGGCCGGAAATGCCAATCATATAGGAGTAGGTTCTGATCTTGATGGTGCTTTTGGTACAGAGCAATCTCCGTACGATTTAAACACTATTGCCGATTTGCAGAAACTAGTTCTGATCTTTAAAAATCATGGCTATTCAGATGAAGATTTAAATAAAATTTTTCATCAAAACTGGATCAACTTTTTACTAAAAAACTGGGATTAA